The nucleotide window ATTATAATGATATAGTGGCAAAGGAGTCGGTATTACATCGATTATATGAGGAGTCTCACAGCTCCTTTGAAGCAATAAGAGGTTTGTCATCAGAATCCGAAACACTATCATTAGTTCCTCTAGGAATAGGTGTTTATGTAAAAAGTGTTATTTATCCTATTGAAAAAGTTCTAGTAAACATCGGCGCTGGGGTAGTAGTTGAAAAGAAGAAGGATGATGCTGTCAATTTCATAGAACAACGCATAAAGGAATTTGAATTAGCGACAAAGCAGTTATCAACTCAAAAACAACAAATTTCGCATCGCATGATGGAAATACAGAATACCGTAAATGCTTATGTTGGACAGATGCGGAGCCATGATGAATCACCACATTCACATTCACACTAGAGGCTGACCAAATCTATCAAAGATAACGTTTTAGATTACATACTTGCGATGTCTATATGTTTGATAAATTAAAGCGAGCATTCTCCAATGCTGCGAAAAGCATTAGTCAAAGGGAACTGTCTGAAAAAGATTTGGATGAAAGTCTTTTTGATCTAAATGTTGCCCTTTTGGAGAGTGACGTATCTCAAGAAGTTATAGATGATTTATCCCAGCAAATAAAAGATAATTTAGTGGGTATGAAATTACAAAAGAATGAAACTACTGAACAAATAATTGCATCCATGCTAAAAGATAATTTTTCAAAGATTCTCGCCAAGGCGGGAACAGTTGATTTGATTTCTGCGATCAAAACAAAGAAGCAAAACAAAGGTGGACCATTTAAAATTGTATTTTTAGGAATAAATGGAACCGGAAAGACGACCACTGTAGCCAAAGTAGCTAATTTACTAAAAAAATCTGGATTTTCAATAGTGATTGCTGCAGCTGATACTCACAGGGCGGGAGCAATAGAGCAAATTTCTTCACACGCTGAAAAACTATCTATAAAAGTGATTTCTCAAAGGTATGGTGCCGACCCATCTGCTGTTTCCAGGGATGCGCTTGAATACGCGAGAAAACACTACATTGACGTTGTATTGATTGATACTGCAGGCAGGATGCAAACTGCTAAGAATCTGATGGATGAAATTGGAAAAATTGTAAAGGTGATCAAACCTGATATTAAACTATTTGTTGGTGATTCTTTATCAGGTAATGATACGATTAATCAGGCCCGAGAGTTCTTTTCATATACGGAATTTGACGGTGCAATCCTGACAAAGACTGATGCTGATGCAAAAGGCGGATCAGCAATATCCATATCTTACATTACCTCTAAACCGATTATTTATCTCGGTGTTGGTCAAGGATACGACGATATAATCAAGTTCAACAGAGAAAGATTTGTTGAAACTATTTTCAATAACGAGTCTCTACTTGATTCACATCGTGGTACTCAGACATCATTGCCCCAAGAGGATTACGTGGTCTCTGATATTGAAGATGCTAATGTAGGTAAAGACACGGTTAGTCTATTAAAGGATGATGTTCTAGAAGGAAGGAGCAGAGTTTTTGATCCGAATTTTGTTACGGAAGATGGTCATGATTCCGAAGTACTTTTAACCGAAAATAGCACTGAAGTGTTACCAGGTCTTGCTAAAGAATTGGTGAATGACGAGTCGAAAATAGATTCATCGTCTTCTTTCAATAATCCTGTTGAACCGTCTGAATCATCCTCTATAGACAAATTAACAACCGGAATTGAAAAAATTTCCAATGCCAAACAAAAAGTAGAAGAAGAAGAAAGGAAGGACCAAGGTGAGAAAAAAAGCCGATTCGGATGGTTTAAGAAAAAGAAATAGCTATTTGAAAGCATTAAATTAAAGATTTTTTTCAAAACTATTATTGAAAGAAGATATCTTAAGTCTTCAAGATTTGAGGTCTGATCAAATTTTAGCCCTACTGGATCACGCATCATCCTTGAAAAACCAGTTCACCACAGTAGGTGCTAATTCAAAATACCTAAATGGAAAAATCCTGGGAATGATTTTTCAAAAGCCTTCAACAAGAACGAGGATAAGTTTTGAGACAGCAATGCTTCAATTAGGTGGGCATGCTATAAATCTGTCTTTTAGCGATTTACAATTGTCTCGTGGTGAATCGGTGGAAGACACAGCTAGGACTATTTCATTATATGTTGATATGATAATGGCTAGAGTTTATGATCATAAAGATATTGAAAAATTATCAGAATATTCTACCATTCCAGTAATAAATGGCTTGTCAGATTTATTTCATCCTTGTCAAATTCTGGCGGACTTACTTACTATCCACGAATATAAAAAAAAATTAAAAGGGATCAATCTAGCGTTTATTGGAGATGGCAATAATGTTTGCAATGATTTACTCCTAGGGTGTTCAAAATTGGGAATGAATATACGAGTTTCTACTCCTATAGGCTTTGAGCCGATGGATTGGGTGGTAGATATTGCAAGAACATCGTCTAGAAAAAATGAATCGACTTTATTAATAACATCGGACCCTACTGAAGCAGTTATTGATGCCGATGTAATAGTAACTGATACTCACATTTCAATCGGAAAAGAAACTGAACTTGACAGCCGAGAAAAGATATTTTTCCCTAAATATCAAGTTAATGATGACTTGATCAAATATGCAAAAAAAGATTTCATCTTCCTGCACTGTCTGCCGGCAAAGAGGGGGAAAGAGGTTACATCTCAGATAATTGATGGCCCTCACTCTGCTATTTGGAGCGAAGCCGAAAATCGTTTACACGTGCAAAAAGCCCTATTGATAAAAATCTTGGGAGATTGATCGCGCAGAGTAAAAACCATACATGAATAACAAGACATCGAATACTTTAAAATATTCTAGATTTTGAAATAATTATATGACAAAGTTTTTGGTGGATAAGGCCGCAAACATTCCCGAAGGTAAATTAAAAAATATTACTGCCGGTGGTAAAGAAATTGTAATAGCTAATGTTGAAGGTGAATACTATGCAATTAATGATATATGCACTCACGCAGGAGCTGAATTACACGAGGGGGTTTTAGAGGGCAATGAACTTGTGTGTCCATGGCATGGTGCTAAATGGAATGTTCAAACAGGTGATCTTATATGGTTTCCACAAAAACTAAAAAACCAGCAGTCATACAATGTGGTGGTAGAGGGTGATAACGTATTTGTCGAAATATAATGTTAATAGGATGACTGTCACAAAACAAGGTAAATATATGTGAAAATTAATGAATTTATTTCAACACTGCCTCATACTGTATTAACCGGGGACAGCGTTGTTCTTCCTGATGATTTTATTAGGAAAATGTTCTCCATTTCGAATTTAAATAGA belongs to Candidatus Nitrosocosmicus arcticus and includes:
- the pfdA gene encoding prefoldin subunit alpha, translated to MTMDGGDRRGVNMEQTVNDLVQESKLLEAYYNDIVAKESVLHRLYEESHSSFEAIRGLSSESETLSLVPLGIGVYVKSVIYPIEKVLVNIGAGVVVEKKKDDAVNFIEQRIKEFELATKQLSTQKQQISHRMMEIQNTVNAYVGQMRSHDESPHSHSH
- the argF gene encoding ornithine carbamoyltransferase; this translates as MKEDILSLQDLRSDQILALLDHASSLKNQFTTVGANSKYLNGKILGMIFQKPSTRTRISFETAMLQLGGHAINLSFSDLQLSRGESVEDTARTISLYVDMIMARVYDHKDIEKLSEYSTIPVINGLSDLFHPCQILADLLTIHEYKKKLKGINLAFIGDGNNVCNDLLLGCSKLGMNIRVSTPIGFEPMDWVVDIARTSSRKNESTLLITSDPTEAVIDADVIVTDTHISIGKETELDSREKIFFPKYQVNDDLIKYAKKDFIFLHCLPAKRGKEVTSQIIDGPHSAIWSEAENRLHVQKALLIKILGD
- the ftsY gene encoding signal recognition particle-docking protein FtsY; protein product: MFDKLKRAFSNAAKSISQRELSEKDLDESLFDLNVALLESDVSQEVIDDLSQQIKDNLVGMKLQKNETTEQIIASMLKDNFSKILAKAGTVDLISAIKTKKQNKGGPFKIVFLGINGTGKTTTVAKVANLLKKSGFSIVIAAADTHRAGAIEQISSHAEKLSIKVISQRYGADPSAVSRDALEYARKHYIDVVLIDTAGRMQTAKNLMDEIGKIVKVIKPDIKLFVGDSLSGNDTINQAREFFSYTEFDGAILTKTDADAKGGSAISISYITSKPIIYLGVGQGYDDIIKFNRERFVETIFNNESLLDSHRGTQTSLPQEDYVVSDIEDANVGKDTVSLLKDDVLEGRSRVFDPNFVTEDGHDSEVLLTENSTEVLPGLAKELVNDESKIDSSSSFNNPVEPSESSSIDKLTTGIEKISNAKQKVEEEERKDQGEKKSRFGWFKKKK
- a CDS encoding Rieske (2Fe-2S) protein, with the protein product MTKFLVDKAANIPEGKLKNITAGGKEIVIANVEGEYYAINDICTHAGAELHEGVLEGNELVCPWHGAKWNVQTGDLIWFPQKLKNQQSYNVVVEGDNVFVEI